From one Lactiplantibacillus paraplantarum genomic stretch:
- a CDS encoding integral membrane protein, which yields MNASNISADVTDVGDYLKLGACTAVMAQPILADALTTAPSIATQIGIGIFYNLVKYTAPAFIFGILYTTTRTTLNQATLTYGEYLRRQWHALFIPTLWWTTIYLVLMPQLQLGGRYHHWQSFLWHFVNGNAAPHLWYNTMMLQFILLMPLFWAIGRWCQQQPRHGWLVLGLTTVITVLWLWFYDCQIFHGPHMQDWYLVDRLFISFLIFGVLGVLAWVFRASFQRVLSRWWPGLMGAFLLCLTWTNWEFFTYGFPIKLGNAPYYKPSMVLYALIVIGLLAVLCEVQVRQQRPVTRVVHQLAGMAYKAYLANVFWSELLWLSFGRALTIKLSGLGIGVCYVLTWLLSFASAFGIHAAWEWLKRGLNDRSV from the coding sequence ATGAATGCTTCTAACATATCAGCTGATGTGACTGACGTGGGTGATTACCTCAAATTAGGGGCCTGTACTGCGGTCATGGCCCAGCCAATCCTTGCCGACGCATTGACGACTGCACCGTCGATCGCCACGCAAATTGGTATCGGTATTTTTTATAATCTGGTCAAGTATACGGCGCCGGCCTTTATTTTTGGGATTCTTTACACGACGACGCGAACAACACTCAACCAAGCAACGTTGACCTATGGTGAGTATTTGCGACGACAATGGCATGCATTATTTATTCCGACGCTGTGGTGGACCACGATTTACTTGGTTTTGATGCCCCAATTACAATTAGGTGGACGGTATCATCATTGGCAAAGCTTTCTCTGGCACTTTGTTAATGGGAATGCGGCGCCGCATTTATGGTACAACACCATGATGCTACAATTTATCTTACTGATGCCGTTATTTTGGGCAATTGGTCGGTGGTGTCAACAGCAGCCGCGACATGGCTGGCTAGTTTTAGGATTGACAACGGTGATTACAGTGCTCTGGCTGTGGTTTTATGATTGCCAAATCTTTCATGGTCCCCACATGCAGGACTGGTATTTAGTGGACCGTCTGTTTATTAGTTTCTTGATTTTTGGTGTGCTTGGTGTACTGGCATGGGTGTTTCGAGCGTCGTTTCAGCGTGTGCTGAGTCGGTGGTGGCCAGGATTGATGGGCGCCTTTTTGCTGTGCCTGACTTGGACCAATTGGGAATTTTTTACGTATGGCTTTCCTATTAAGTTGGGTAACGCGCCGTATTACAAGCCCTCAATGGTATTGTATGCACTGATTGTGATTGGGTTACTAGCAGTATTGTGCGAGGTCCAAGTTCGACAGCAGCGCCCAGTGACTAGGGTGGTACATCAGTTGGCCGGGATGGCCTATAAGGCCTATTTAGCCAATGTTTTTTGGTCGGAGCTGCTGTGGCTGAGTTTTGGGCGTGCTTTGACAATCAAGCTGTCTGGGCTAGGTATCGGGGTGTGTTACGTTTTGACCTGGTTGTTATCATTTGCGTCGGCTTTTGGGATTCACGCGGCTTGGGAGTGGCTCAAACGGGGGCTTAATGACAGGTCGGTTTGA
- a CDS encoding zinc-binding alcohol dehydrogenase family protein: MQAYVVNQPGGPEVLKLTKRPKPSVKPGWTRLKVLGFGVNHSEIFTREGKSPSVHFPRVLGIEVVGIVDETSAPATLSRGQRVVSIMGEMGRAYDGSYAEYVLLPNDQVYPINTNLPLASLVATPETYYTAYGIFKSLQLKATDRVLIRAATSGVGVADLRLIKAYDSRIHVAGTTRRATKRQQLLDAGFDEVIIAPDSAQLPAGTDYFDKIIDLIGPLSVKDTLLHLNEGGIVNATGELGGVWTLPDFDPISDIPNNRYLTGFSSGEVSQSLLQDLFDFIADYQVPVAPTRIFKFDQVPAAHAYLQAAESFGKVIVLFDQEHL; encoded by the coding sequence ATGCAAGCTTATGTTGTTAATCAGCCAGGTGGCCCCGAGGTATTAAAACTAACAAAGCGGCCTAAACCCAGTGTTAAACCCGGATGGACACGACTAAAAGTGTTAGGGTTTGGCGTTAATCATTCAGAAATCTTTACACGGGAAGGCAAGTCACCTAGTGTTCATTTTCCCAGAGTCCTTGGTATTGAAGTTGTGGGAATCGTTGATGAGACGAGTGCGCCAGCCACACTGAGTCGTGGTCAGCGCGTGGTTTCCATTATGGGTGAGATGGGACGGGCCTATGATGGGAGCTACGCCGAATACGTTTTGTTGCCTAATGACCAAGTGTATCCAATTAACACGAATTTACCGTTAGCATCATTGGTGGCGACGCCGGAAACTTATTATACGGCTTATGGAATTTTCAAGAGTTTACAGTTGAAAGCAACGGACCGCGTACTGATTCGAGCAGCAACTAGTGGCGTTGGTGTTGCTGATTTGCGTTTGATTAAGGCCTATGATTCACGAATTCACGTGGCTGGCACAACACGACGAGCCACTAAACGGCAGCAATTATTAGACGCGGGTTTTGATGAGGTCATCATAGCGCCAGATAGTGCCCAGCTACCAGCCGGAACTGATTATTTTGATAAAATTATTGATTTGATTGGTCCGTTAAGTGTTAAGGACACGTTATTGCATCTGAATGAAGGGGGCATTGTTAATGCTACCGGAGAATTAGGCGGCGTATGGACGCTGCCAGACTTTGACCCGATTAGTGATATTCCCAATAATCGGTATTTGACCGGATTCTCGTCTGGGGAAGTTTCTCAGTCGTTATTACAAGACTTATTTGACTTTATTGCTGACTATCAGGTGCCAGTTGCACCAACGCGGATTTTTAAGTTTGACCAAGTCCCAGCCGCACATGCCTACCTGCAGGCGGCTGAGAGCTTTGGTAAAGTGATCGTACTGTTTGATCAAGAACACTTGTAG
- a CDS encoding DHA2 family efflux MFS transporter permease subunit: MQKQVDLKLIVAIVAAGLLSFCGVIVETAMNITFPKLMREFSINTATVQWMTTAYLLIVASIVPISAYLKRRFRTKTLFVTANLLFMVGLIVDALATNFPLLVAGRIIQGCGTGIALPLMFNIILDWAPADQKGTLMGVGTLITAIAPALGPTFGGIIVSQLNWHWIFMLLIPVLVISLLLGLYGIRQAQPIVKTSFDVVGWLLVILLFVGFTIGFSRLATITTQPLACVAWIVVGLIGLGGFVWRTQRAAQPLISLTIFKVRSYDFHLMAYFLVQICALGLAFILPNYIQLVNGKSALLAGLFVLPGAAIGAVFAPLGGRILDGFGAARPVLTGSTILVIAMALFTVLGMRLTGPFILAIYILLMIGIGLTMGNTMTSGLQQLSASQQADGNAVFNTLQQFAGAIGTSVVSAIITLVQAQASGTNAHRTALGSTMALGLLFILVVIELGVMIMAMKRRQSSSHVG, from the coding sequence ATGCAAAAACAAGTTGACCTCAAACTGATTGTGGCTATCGTGGCGGCCGGATTGCTCTCGTTTTGCGGTGTCATTGTGGAGACCGCAATGAATATTACTTTTCCTAAGCTGATGCGTGAGTTTTCCATCAATACGGCTACCGTTCAGTGGATGACGACGGCTTATCTACTGATTGTGGCCAGTATCGTGCCCATTTCAGCCTATTTGAAACGCCGGTTTCGAACTAAAACGTTATTTGTCACGGCCAACCTTTTATTTATGGTCGGTTTGATCGTTGATGCGCTTGCAACTAATTTTCCATTATTGGTTGCGGGTCGAATTATTCAAGGTTGTGGGACAGGGATTGCTTTACCATTAATGTTTAATATCATTTTGGACTGGGCACCAGCTGATCAAAAAGGAACGCTCATGGGAGTCGGGACACTTATCACAGCCATCGCACCCGCGCTGGGTCCAACTTTTGGCGGCATCATCGTTAGTCAGTTGAATTGGCATTGGATTTTTATGCTTTTAATTCCAGTGTTAGTGATTTCGCTATTACTGGGACTTTACGGGATTCGTCAGGCACAGCCGATTGTCAAAACTAGCTTTGATGTTGTCGGTTGGTTGCTGGTTATCTTATTATTTGTAGGGTTTACCATTGGTTTTAGTCGGTTAGCAACGATTACGACGCAGCCACTGGCCTGTGTGGCTTGGATCGTAGTGGGATTGATTGGCTTGGGCGGTTTTGTGTGGCGGACGCAGCGTGCAGCGCAGCCATTGATTAGTCTAACGATTTTTAAAGTGCGTTCGTATGATTTTCATTTAATGGCTTATTTTCTTGTCCAAATTTGTGCGCTAGGATTGGCCTTTATTTTGCCCAACTATATTCAGTTGGTTAACGGGAAAAGCGCCTTGTTAGCGGGCTTGTTTGTCTTGCCTGGAGCGGCCATTGGAGCAGTTTTTGCGCCATTAGGTGGCCGGATTTTAGATGGCTTTGGTGCTGCTAGACCCGTATTGACAGGGTCGACGATTTTAGTGATTGCGATGGCTTTATTTACAGTTTTAGGTATGCGACTGACCGGTCCCTTTATTTTAGCGATTTATATTTTACTAATGATTGGTATTGGTTTGACGATGGGCAACACGATGACCAGTGGGCTGCAGCAATTGTCGGCTAGTCAGCAGGCCGATGGAAATGCGGTCTTCAATACACTGCAACAGTTTGCGGGGGCGATTGGGACTTCCGTTGTGTCGGCGATCATTACGCTCGTTCAGGCTCAAGCCAGTGGCACAAATGCGCATCGAACGGCGTTGGGGTCAACCATGGCCTTGGGATTGTTATTCATATTAGTTGTGATTGAATTAGGTGTGATGATCATGGCCATGAAACGACGCCAATCCTCCAGTCATGTCGGCTAG
- a CDS encoding MarR family winged helix-turn-helix transcriptional regulator, with the protein MQDSLGIMIKKANNALSRDSDHYAKSLGLTGMQISTINFIANNEHHDLFQRDLELEFNIRKATCSSLVSKMEAADLLIRVPAKDDGRYKRLLLTPKSRKLATQIEHFFETSERRMARIIGANTAITYEALRQITVAFAAPTKAND; encoded by the coding sequence ATGCAGGATTCATTAGGTATCATGATTAAAAAAGCCAACAATGCTCTGTCCCGTGATTCTGATCATTATGCGAAATCCCTTGGTCTGACTGGTATGCAAATTAGTACCATCAACTTTATCGCTAACAATGAGCACCATGACCTCTTCCAACGTGACTTAGAACTAGAATTCAACATTCGCAAAGCAACTTGTTCCAGCTTAGTTTCGAAAATGGAAGCTGCTGACTTACTGATTCGAGTTCCGGCCAAAGATGACGGCCGTTACAAACGATTATTATTGACACCCAAATCACGCAAACTCGCTACTCAAATCGAACATTTTTTTGAAACTAGTGAACGCCGCATGGCACGAATCATCGGTGCCAATACTGCTATTACTTACGAAGCCTTGCGGCAAATTACAGTCGCCTTTGCCGCCCCAACTAAAGCCAACGACTAG
- a CDS encoding ArgE/DapE family deacylase has protein sequence MQTIKETEALQILADVIKIPSVNDHELAVAKYLQALLRRYGITADLNTVTGDRANLVAEIGNGQPVLVVSGHMDVVAAGDRDAWDTDPFTLTEKSGQLFGRGVTDMKAGLVALIVAMINLQQQGLPKQGTIRLLATMGEEVGEAGSAAFYQQGLMQDAAGLLIAEPSTVYGTAAEQKGSYDVKLTSKGKAVHSSTPERGYNALVPLIQLLNEANDYFATLPAGEMGPVKFNIDVLNGGDQVNSLPDSATALINVRTIPEYDNDQVIAKLNQLIATYNQQGAKISATVIMNEAPIATKTNNRLVKLIQKVGQPYAGREIVVAPSPGITDASNLAQQQPVDFAFAVYGPGNMTQHQVNESLPKQMFYDFIDIYQQLFTDFLAN, from the coding sequence ATGCAGACGATCAAAGAAACTGAAGCGCTTCAAATTTTAGCTGATGTGATTAAAATTCCATCAGTGAATGACCATGAATTGGCGGTCGCTAAGTATCTTCAAGCATTGCTACGGCGCTACGGAATTACCGCCGATCTCAATACAGTCACTGGTGACCGGGCGAACTTGGTTGCTGAAATCGGTAATGGTCAGCCGGTACTAGTGGTTTCGGGCCATATGGATGTTGTGGCGGCTGGCGATCGGGATGCGTGGGACACTGATCCCTTCACGTTAACGGAAAAATCCGGTCAGCTGTTTGGCCGTGGTGTGACGGATATGAAGGCTGGGCTGGTCGCGTTAATCGTGGCGATGATCAATTTGCAGCAACAAGGGTTGCCTAAGCAAGGGACGATTCGATTATTAGCGACAATGGGTGAAGAAGTTGGGGAAGCAGGCTCAGCAGCGTTCTATCAGCAAGGCCTGATGCAAGATGCCGCCGGGTTATTAATTGCGGAACCGTCAACAGTTTACGGAACGGCGGCTGAACAGAAGGGGTCTTATGATGTAAAATTGACCTCCAAGGGTAAAGCAGTGCACAGTTCGACACCCGAGCGTGGTTATAATGCGTTAGTTCCGTTGATTCAACTGCTCAACGAAGCCAATGATTACTTTGCCACACTGCCCGCTGGTGAAATGGGCCCGGTCAAGTTCAATATTGACGTGTTGAATGGTGGTGACCAAGTGAACTCACTACCAGATTCAGCAACTGCCCTGATTAACGTTCGAACGATTCCAGAGTATGATAATGATCAGGTTATTGCAAAGTTAAACCAACTTATTGCGACGTATAATCAACAGGGTGCCAAAATCAGTGCCACGGTCATCATGAATGAAGCCCCGATTGCCACCAAGACTAACAATCGGTTAGTTAAGTTGATTCAGAAGGTGGGGCAGCCCTATGCTGGTCGTGAAATTGTGGTCGCACCGAGTCCTGGTATTACGGATGCCTCTAATTTAGCACAACAACAACCGGTTGACTTTGCCTTCGCCGTTTATGGCCCGGGCAATATGACCCAGCATCAAGTTAATGAGAGTCTTCCTAAGCAAATGTTTTATGACTTCATTGATATCTACCAACAACTTTTTACGGATTTTTTAGCGAATTAG
- a CDS encoding FAD-dependent oxidoreductase encodes MKVRQVVIVGGVGGGASAAARVRRLDEFAHITVFEKGPDVSFSNCALPYTFSDVIDQPDDVILKTPEQFEQQYQIDVQVKTEVIAVDAGSKTVTIKPVDSDVTATVPYDSLILSPGARPIVPTTIEGVEQSNVMTVRNVQDVRLIQTFITEHQVHDVTVVGGGFIGLEMAENLQKAGQKVTIVEAAEHVLGTLDDDFAQMVHKELYDHGVQLILQDGVAAISSNQVRLNSGRTVATQLVIMAIGVTPETKLAVQAGCQLGVTGGIKVDHRYQTSVADIYAVGDAIEVTNRLTRQPTRLALAFPAQMQARHLVDQLYGQTPDCQGVIGSQVLHLFTLNIASTGLTATACEQQQIDYRFATVAPQDRVSVMPNTTPVFIKLIFSYPSGEILGAQAIGQSGVDKQIDIIASLITMHGRVSDLTDLELCYSPWVSTAKNAVNMVGLVAANILNDEFKQVSVTQVRQLVLGGAFIIDAREPQEYANGHINGAHNIPLSQFRQRLTEIPTDRPVYIHCQTGQRSYNMVRALLNRGYANVINIAGSYAELVQYEYFNDQTTARTSILSRP; translated from the coding sequence ATGAAAGTAAGGCAAGTCGTTATCGTTGGTGGGGTTGGTGGTGGTGCATCCGCGGCGGCCCGGGTGCGGCGATTGGATGAATTTGCCCACATAACCGTCTTTGAAAAGGGTCCGGATGTGTCATTTTCAAACTGTGCTTTACCGTATACGTTTAGCGATGTGATTGATCAGCCAGACGATGTTATTTTGAAGACACCTGAACAGTTTGAGCAACAGTATCAGATTGACGTTCAAGTTAAGACGGAAGTTATAGCGGTAGATGCTGGTAGTAAAACCGTTACAATTAAACCGGTAGATAGTGATGTTACCGCTACGGTGCCTTATGATAGTTTAATTTTATCGCCCGGGGCCCGTCCGATTGTGCCAACGACCATCGAAGGCGTTGAACAGTCTAACGTCATGACGGTCCGTAACGTTCAGGATGTCCGCTTGATCCAAACGTTCATTACTGAACATCAGGTACATGACGTGACCGTGGTTGGTGGTGGCTTTATTGGTTTAGAGATGGCTGAGAATTTACAAAAGGCTGGTCAGAAGGTCACGATAGTGGAAGCGGCAGAACATGTCTTAGGAACCCTCGATGATGATTTCGCGCAGATGGTCCACAAAGAATTGTATGATCATGGGGTGCAACTCATTTTACAAGATGGGGTCGCGGCCATTAGTTCCAATCAGGTTCGGTTAAATTCAGGACGAACCGTTGCAACACAGCTGGTTATCATGGCAATTGGCGTGACGCCGGAAACGAAACTGGCCGTTCAAGCGGGCTGTCAATTGGGTGTAACGGGAGGGATTAAAGTTGATCATCGCTATCAAACATCCGTGGCGGATATATATGCGGTGGGTGATGCGATTGAGGTAACTAATCGCTTGACGCGGCAACCAACACGTTTGGCCTTAGCATTTCCGGCACAAATGCAGGCTCGTCACTTGGTTGATCAATTATATGGGCAGACGCCTGATTGTCAAGGTGTCATTGGCTCACAAGTATTACATTTGTTTACACTAAACATTGCCTCAACGGGATTGACCGCCACTGCTTGTGAACAGCAGCAGATCGATTATCGCTTTGCAACGGTGGCGCCACAAGATCGGGTCAGTGTCATGCCTAATACGACACCGGTGTTTATTAAGTTGATTTTTAGTTATCCGAGTGGTGAAATTTTGGGTGCTCAGGCTATCGGCCAATCTGGGGTTGATAAACAAATTGATATTATTGCGAGTTTAATAACGATGCATGGACGTGTGAGTGATTTAACGGATCTTGAACTATGTTATTCACCGTGGGTCAGTACGGCTAAAAACGCGGTCAATATGGTCGGTTTGGTGGCTGCAAATATCCTTAATGATGAGTTCAAGCAAGTTAGTGTGACGCAAGTTCGGCAGTTGGTCTTGGGTGGCGCATTTATTATTGATGCCCGGGAACCGCAAGAATATGCTAATGGCCACATCAATGGCGCACACAATATTCCATTGAGTCAATTTCGGCAGCGCTTAACTGAAATTCCGACAGATCGGCCGGTCTATATTCATTGTCAGACTGGTCAGCGGAGTTATAACATGGTCCGCGCGCTGCTTAATCGGGGATATGCAAATGTTATTAATATTGCAGGATCATATGCCGAACTCGTCCAATATGAATATTTTAATGATCAGACGACAGCGCGGACATCGATTTTGAGCCGTCCATAA